A region of Thermococcus barossii DNA encodes the following proteins:
- a CDS encoding DMT family transporter, producing the protein MSRKHAVGAVLLWSTVASAFKLSLRYMNPLQLLLYASLTSLMVFGLLYARDFSPRRENLRSAYLGLVNPLLYYTVLFSAYDRLPAQEAQALNYTWPLMLVLLSIPLLGKKPGARTILGLVLGFIGAIVVATKGNLTGLNFTDPLGVALGLGSAVVWASYWLLNLRDERPLVEKMLWNFLFGFIYVLVTAEMTGNLAVPQLKGLAGAVYVGLFEMGVTFLLWYRAVEGDIAFASNLAYLVPFLSLFFISIIVGESIAPATVVGLAMIVGGIIIGRR; encoded by the coding sequence ATGTCGAGAAAGCACGCCGTCGGTGCAGTTTTGCTCTGGTCAACGGTGGCTTCAGCTTTCAAACTCTCGCTCCGCTACATGAATCCACTTCAGCTTCTCCTCTACGCCTCGCTGACCTCGCTGATGGTCTTCGGGCTTCTCTATGCGAGGGACTTCAGCCCGAGGAGGGAGAACCTCCGTTCGGCCTACCTGGGCCTTGTAAACCCTCTCCTCTACTACACCGTGCTCTTCTCTGCCTATGACAGGTTGCCGGCCCAGGAGGCACAGGCTTTAAACTACACCTGGCCGCTGATGCTCGTGCTCCTCTCAATCCCGCTCCTCGGAAAGAAACCGGGTGCCAGGACGATACTCGGCCTGGTGCTCGGTTTTATTGGGGCAATAGTGGTGGCAACAAAGGGAAACCTAACAGGACTAAATTTTACCGACCCGCTCGGCGTTGCCCTCGGCCTGGGGAGCGCGGTGGTCTGGGCGAGCTATTGGCTCCTCAACCTCCGCGATGAGAGACCGCTCGTTGAGAAGATGCTCTGGAACTTCCTCTTCGGGTTCATCTACGTTCTTGTGACCGCCGAGATGACGGGAAACCTCGCCGTTCCACAGTTGAAAGGCCTCGCGGGAGCGGTTTACGTCGGCCTCTTTGAGATGGGAGTTACGTTCCTCCTCTGGTACAGGGCGGTAGAGGGGGACATAGCCTTTGCCTCGAATCTGGCATACCTCGTGCCCTTCCTGAGCCTGTTTTTTATCTCTATTATCGTCGGGGAGAGCATAGCCCC